The DNA sequence TCCAAAAACACAAATAAACCCATGTTTTTGTTCCCTAATTGCTTAATGGAATTGCTCCATTTGCATTCTGTAATTATTCTACTGAATGGATCTTTAAAATTTTGAACAATATGATTAGTAATCGTTTTGTCAAGATATAAGCCATCGTTTATTTTTGAATAATCAAAGAAACCAAATTGATTTTTATTAAAAGAATAATCAACTTCTGTAAACAAGTAAGAAAAATGAATGTTATTAAATTCTTTCGGTTGAAGAATTATGTGCTCATAATGATTATCATTTTCTTTATTTAAATAATATTTTAAGATCCATCTTTTTAATGAATTAATATCTATTTCAATTTTTTTCTTTAAATCTATATTATGAGAGGTATGAATACAAATAGAACCATCTCCCATAACATGGCCATATTCTAAAAAGCTAGTGTTAGAAAAAGTTATTGATTCAGTATCTAGTCTCTTCAATGGATATTCAGGGTAAATCCTAACATCAAAAATTAGAATTTCTACGCTATTATCTAATGAGACCTTTATTTTTCCAACAATATTAAAATCACAATCTGAACTAAATGGAGTTTCAATTGAAATTCCATTTAGTTCAGAAATGACTTGTTGTATCTTATTTAGTCGTGCATCCATCAATTAACCGAATCTTTCATTTTTTGGTGGAGCAGAATAGAATCCATTTCCTTTATTTTCATATTTATTATCAGCTTTCTCTTCTTCAAGAAATTTTGCGTTTTCTGGAAAGTAAGTTTTGATGTTTTCGTCATTATCCTTAATTCTTTCAAGCATATTTTTCATATCGTAAGAAAGTGTGTCTCTTTCTGATTCAGTTAGTGAATCAATTAAATCATTAGAGCTATTCCCTGGATCTTTAAGTGTGAAGCTATCTTTTATTACTTCATCACGAATATATTCTAGCACAGTTTCTAATTTACTCCATAAATTGCCCGTAATTTCCTTATTATCAAAAGCTTTAATTGTAATCAATTCTAAAAAAAATGATTTAGTCGGGTAATTATATTTAGTATTTTTCCACACCTTTAAAAGGCGAATAATTTTTCTAATAGATTCCTTTTCTTTAGTAGCTCTGTCTTTGATATTTTTAATTTGTGCTTGAACATTGGTTTTAATTCTTTCACTTCCTGCATCATAATTACCGTACTTATAATATACATATAAATTCAAATTTTCATCGTCACTATACTGATCTTGATTTAATTCTCGTCCAGGAACAACATCAATTTTTACGACATCCCCATCATCATCACTATGAAACTCGATTCCTACCGAAACTTTTTGCTTTCTAACCGTAGCGACATCTTTATATTTTTCATATAAAAAATCGTATGCATCATCAAACATTTCCTTCAACGTTCCCTTTGAACCAAAAGCGTTTCTCTT is a window from the Flavobacterium cupriresistens genome containing:
- a CDS encoding nucleotidyltransferase, translated to MDKSLHLDSVIKTHQITKEEQLLNKHKEKNKEVKEALEENYGDNIYSPFNSGSYAKNTAMNTKFDFDMVSPFKRNAFGSKGTLKEMFDDAYDFLYEKYKDVATVRKQKVSVGIEFHSDDDGDVVKIDVVPGRELNQDQYSDDENLNLYVYYKYGNYDAGSERIKTNVQAQIKNIKDRATKEKESIRKIIRLLKVWKNTKYNYPTKSFFLELITIKAFDNKEITGNLWSKLETVLEYIRDEVIKDSFTLKDPGNSSNDLIDSLTESERDTLSYDMKNMLERIKDNDENIKTYFPENAKFLEEEKADNKYENKGNGFYSAPPKNERFG